From one Helicoverpa zea isolate HzStark_Cry1AcR chromosome 10, ilHelZeax1.1, whole genome shotgun sequence genomic stretch:
- the LOC124634093 gene encoding circadian clock-controlled protein daywake-like, with amino-acid sequence MSPECLKQSLQMALPAFANGIPELGIEALDPYILKELSLKLPGGIDIAFSHGYAKGLKKCIVDFARYDEDTFEAQLHCNLTIKGKYKSSGRLLVFPIDGDGESTIKCNNIKLHAILKLGTQVKTDGQSYLYVKSSSFDHSYDGRVSYSMTNLFKGSPEISNAVLEFMNSNWRMVAEEFGTPMVDYGVNSVLKNIRRLFEVVPINELKRL; translated from the exons ATGTCTCCAGAATGCTTGAAGCAATCCTTGCAGATGGCATTACCGGCCTTTGCAAATGGCATTCCTGAGCTGGGTATAGAAGCCCTCGACCCCTACATATTGAAGGAACTAAGTTTGAAACTACCCGGAGGGATCGATATAGCCTTTAGTCACGGTTACGCCAAAGGACTAAAGAAGTGTATTGTTGATTTTGCAAG GTACGACGAAGATACGTTTGAAGCGCAACTACATTGTAATTTGACCATTAAAGGAAAATACAAGTCTTCTGGGAGACTTCTCGTGTTTCCTATTGATGGAGACGGAGAGTCTACTATTAAGTGCA ATAACATCAAACTACACGCTATCCTTAAGCTGGGAACACAAGTGAAGACAGATGGACAAAGTTACTTATATGTGAAGAGTTCTAGTTTCGATCACAGCTACGATGGGAGAGTCAGCTATAGTATGACAAATCTTTTCAAGGGAAGTCCCGAAATAA GTAATGCAGTTCTGGAGTTCATGAACAGCAATTGGAGAATGGTAGCCGAAGAATTCGGTACTCCTATGGTGGATTACGGCGTGAATTCAGTACTGAAAAATATTAGGAGGCTCTTCGAAGTCGTGCCTATTAATGAACTGAAGAGACTGTAA
- the LOC124634151 gene encoding uncharacterized protein LOC124634151, whose amino-acid sequence MDDDKEQDNESNSVKDDVKTDDNPKKNMVEIINGMKTELIFEYCCGIYRYQLVDGELHRANWKRKALGTLIILIYTIVFFWFLFMDPDDDDGHFFMSTIDELPSVVVLFQYVSSVIANNFIFNSKSIRVITLLAEVDTMLQVEKFADFYRKISFRLNKVVIFLIISHIVNTAMDFCSVQDVAWGITVLPLYFIQRVEIFIFCGAVYMLKCRVKIINNYLKEFIQKQDKKSVTVFTVGKSKPKPDTTLNYIGRPSIRNAKIRDLATAYDNIGEICSMITDVYNFQVFLTLVSTFSYIVITIWTSLNFYRKRDYCIRQLINVMIWCFNMIFNVAAMSFTCERLLVARTETRTLVNKVIMNYDLPKTMRVQAKAFMELVEAWPLRIYVYDMFSIDITLMLKFISVATTYLIVIIQISHFL is encoded by the coding sequence ATGGACGATGATAAGGAACAAGATAATGAATCAAATTCTGTTAAGGATGATGTTAAGACGGACGACAATCCAAAAAAGAATATGGTTGAAATAATAAACGGCATGAAAACCGAATTAATCTTCGAATACTGCTGTGGCATCTACAGATACCAACTCGTTGATGGAGAGTTACATCGAGCAAATTGGAAGAGGAAAGCGCTAGGAACTTTAATCATTTTAATCTATACTATTGTATTTTTCTGGTTTCTCTTCATGGATCCCGACGACGATGATGGACATTTCTTTATGAGCACCATCGACGAACTTCCGTCTGTTGTAGTGCTCTTTCAATACGTTTCTTCAGTGATCgccaacaattttatttttaactcaaAGAGTATTCGTGTGATTACCTTGCTTGCAGAAGTTGATACGATGCTGCAAGTGGAGAAGTTTGCAGATTTCTATAGGAAAATCAGTTTTCGTCTCAATAAAGTGGTAATATTCTTGATTATATCACATATTGTTAATACTGCAATGGATTTCTGTAGTGTGCAAGACGTCGCCTGGGGAATTACCGTTTTACCTCTTTACTTCATTCAAAGAGTCGAAATCTTCATTTTCTGTGGAGCCGTGTACATGCTTAAATGCAGAGTGAAGATCATCAACAATTATTTGAaagaattcatacaaaaacaagATAAGAAGAGCGTTACAGTTTTCACGGTAGGAAAATCTAAACCGAAACCCGACACAACACTAAATTACATCGGTCGTCCTTCAATAAGGAATGCAAAAATAAGAGATTTGGCTACAGCCTACGATAACATTGGAGAAATATGTTCTATGATAACAGACGTTTACAACTTTCAAGTATTCTTGACTCTTGTATCTACATTCTCCTACATTGTCATAACTATATGGACGTCGCTAAACTTCTACCGCAAACGTGATTATTGTATAAGGCAATTAATAAACGTTATGATTTGGTGTTTTAATATGATCTTCAATGTGGCAGCTATGTCGTTTACTTGCGAGAGATTGCTTGTCGCTCGTACTGAGACTAGAACATTGGTGAACAAGGTAATAATGAACTATGATCTGCCGAAGACGATGAGAGTGCAAGCTAAAGCATTTATGGAACTCGTGGAGGCCTGGCCGTTGCGTATCTATGTATACGatatgttctccatagatattACGCTGATGTTGAAGTTTATAAGCGTTGCAACgacttatttaattgttatcattCAAATATCTCATTTcctctaa
- the LOC124634152 gene encoding uncharacterized protein LOC124634152 → MVKRRLTIINDYLRAFVQEQEKNGANIFTVTNKKVEKKGELNFIGRTSDSNTKIRDLATMYDIIGKICHMINKVFNFQIFMTLVSTFTYVVITIWTSLYYYRKPGSNLGELINTAVWCCSAIYTVGIMSVSCERLLLVRNETRVLVNKVIMNYDLPKTMRVQAKAFMELVEAWPLRIYIYDMFSVDITLMLKFISVATTYLIVIIQISHFV, encoded by the coding sequence atGGTAAAGAGGAGACTGACAATTATTAACGACTATTTAAGAGCGTTTGTGCAAGAACAAGAGAAGAACGGCGCAAATATATTCACtgtcacaaacaaaaaagtcgAGAAAAAAGGAGAACTTAATTTTATTGGTCGTACATCGGATAGCAACACCAAAATACGTGACCTAGCGACGATGTACGACATTATCGGGAAGATTTGTCACATGATCAACAAAGTGTTCAATTTTCAGATTTTCATGACTCTTGTATCGACGTTTACGTATGTAGTTATTACGATATGGACATCTCTGTACTACTACCGCAAGCCTGGCAGTAATTTAGGAGAATTGATCAACACTGCAGTTTGGTGTTGCAGTGCAATATACACTGTTGGTATCATGTCAGTTTCTTGTGAGCGATTGCTTCTGGTACGGAACGAGACTAGGGTACTGGTGAACAAGGTAATAATGAACTATGATCTGCCGAAGACGATGAGGGTACAAGCTAAAGCGTTCATGGAACTTGTGGAGGCCTGGCCGTTGCGTATCTATATTTACGATATGTTTTCAGTAGACATCACGTTGATGTTAAAGTTCATAAGTGTTGCAACCACTTACCTTATTgttattattcaaatctcacATTTTGTGTGA